Within Vicia villosa cultivar HV-30 ecotype Madison, WI linkage group LG1, Vvil1.0, whole genome shotgun sequence, the genomic segment CATTTGTATCAACTTGTTCTGTTTTGAGCATAAACGTATTACAATATTCTAGACTGGTTTACGGGGCAGAGGCAGCAATCACAATTGGGTTTGACGATTTTATTGCAGATGCATTGCGAGGTACTGGATTCTATCAGAAAGCAACTTTGGAGATCAAAAGAGCTGATGGTAATGAGGCAATCATGGAGATCAAAAGAGCTGATGGTAATGAGGCCATGATTGCGGAAGAGGTTTTTGAGAAAACAAAGGCAAAATTTCAAATGTACGATCATCAATTCTTTTCACACATAATGACAATCAACCATAACTGTATGGCTTCATTTAGATTACTGTAATGGTTCATAGCAAATTGATTTCATTTGAGTTAGACAAAGTATTTGCACAATTCGGATTGCATCAGATAATCACTATCTGATTGTCAATCTGTTCTAATTCACATTTCATACGGGAGGATATCAAATTCATTCCCTTCTTTATCATGTAATTGCCATTTGCCACTGATGTTAAATGAATCTTTTATCTTTTTTACTGAAGTTACATTTTCATGAAGTATTGTCATTGTGATCCTATTTCTGCAACAAATTGGGAAAACATGGTGAATTGTTCCGAGTATCTTAGCATTGAAATTGCATCGATTGATGTATTGGTGTTAGAGTTTGCTACAGGTCTAAGAAGCTACACCACAATGTTTTTTTTAAAGCTTATTCTGCAAGCAgtatattattttgattattttaacgAGAATGACTTTTAAGAATATTTTCCTTTTGCTCTCAATTTCAGCACTAGTTTGTTTTAATCTTAaagtctatttttatttttatttttactttcaactttgtactctttgaaaaaataaaatctttATGGCTCTTTCTTTatgaaaagtatttttttttataggcttaaatgcacttttagtccccatattttggtgtttttaacTTTTTGGTCCCCAAACTAAAAAAGCCAAGTTTCAGGTccccattttaatttttgatgaaTATTTGAAGGTCCCCATCACTTAAGTgcaattttaatgacatggcaagtAATATTTGGTCCAGTCACTTGCCAcatcactatttttattttaatttcattttttaattattaacttaatatttaatattttcataaaagatttaatgttattattatatGGATTAAATTGAACCTTTACATACTTAAGCATTCTGGGTTTATCCTCGTCTTCCTCATTTCATTTTCATTCTCATTCTTCTTCAACCTTGTTCATCCTTGTTCATCTCCGTTCGCGTAACTTCTGCTCAACCTTGTTCATATCCATTGTGCATCCAACTTCGTTGCAATGTCAGAAGAGTTCCCAGTTCCACTTTCATCAAAGTTGAAAGAAGATGCAAAGTTTTGCTTCAGGTACGTATCTGAACATCTTTGTCTGTGGTCCCAATGTGTTTATATTGTCTGTGGTCCCAGgtattagaaaccctaattttatatGTATTGATTGTGGTCCCTACGAATGAAAATGAAATGTTGTTTAATGTAAAAACCTAACCCTAAAATTTGTCCTATTCAGGCCAGCTGTTGCCCAAAGAATTAGGCTAAGGATTCACCATCGTGGTTCCCTTGTGCACAGTCCTGTTAAATGGTACCTAGATGGGACAGTTACAGAATTGAATTGGGCATGGGATGTTGATTATATATCCTACATAGAACTAGAGAAATTGATTCATGAGGTGGGATATAACAGTTTGAAGTGTATTTGGTATGTGAACCCTAGGTTCAGTTTTGCCAGGGGTCTGACAACTATAGAAAATGACAGGGATGTACTAAGGTTTATCAAGGATGTTGAAGGATTTGATGTTGTGAATATATATGTCGAGCATGGCATTGATATTCCTGAAATAGTTGATGAGGGTGTAGAAATGGATGTGGATGGTACCAATGTAGGAGTGGAAAATACTGAAGGTGCTAATGCTGGTGGTGAGGGTGATGTTGGAGTAGAGGCAAATGTTGATGGTGAGGGTGGTGATGGTGTAGAGGACAATGCTGGTGGTCAGGGTGATGAAGGTGTAGAGGCAAATGCTGATGGTGAGGGTGGTGATGGTGTAGAGGACAATGCTGTTGGTGAGGGTGAtaacatgaatgatgatgaaaacAATATGTTTGGTAGTACAGATGATGATGACTGGGCACCTGATACTGATGAAGAGTCTATAGAAGTGGATTGGACTACAGTGTTACCTACAGATACATCATCAATGCCAACTGAGAATGTTGTGGATGAGGACTCAGATCAGCTATACACTCCACCTGgtagtgaagatgaagaagagtaTGAACATTTTCCAAATTTTCAAAGTTGTGGAGATAAAGGGTTCAAGTTAGGGCTGGTGTttaacaacaaggatatcattaaGGATGCTGTCAAGGAGTATGCAATGGTTAACAATAAAAATGTGTACTTaaaaaaaatgatgcaaaaaGGATGGTGGTCAATTGTGAAGAATGCTGCAATTATCACTTGAGATTTAGTAAGAGGGCTGGAAATCAATTTTGGCAAATCACCTCCTTATATGAAGAACATGCTTGTGCTAGGACTGCTTATAATAGGCAATCAAAGACTGGGTGGTTGGCAAAGCAGTTTGTCCACATTCTTAGGCATACTCCTAATATGAAACCAGCAGGGTTGATAGCTATATCAATTGAAAGATGGGGTGTGAAGCTGTCAACTGACCAGGCATATAGAGCTAAGAGAAAAGCTATGGAATTGTTACAAGGTGCTGGGAGGGATCAGTTCACACATCTTAGGAGCTATGCACAAGAACTCTTGAATTCTAACCCCAATAGCAATGTTATTTTAAAGTGTAGTGATTCAAGTAATGGGCCTGTATTTGAAAGAGTATATGTATGTTTGAATGCATGTAAAACTGCTTTTGCAAAATTCTGTAGACCTTTAATAGGTCTGGATGCATGCTTTTTGAAAGGTGACTATGGTGGACAACTGATGGCAGCTGTTGGGAGTGATGGGAATAACCAAATATTTCCCATTGCATATGCTGTTGTAGAGGCTGAGACCAAGGATTCATGGGAATGGTTTATAAATCTTCTCTTAGAAGACTTGCAATCAGTGAACAATGTGTCATATGCCTTTATCTCAGATCAACAAAAGGTAAATTGTTTTATGCACATATATTTAAGTTATGTTAACTGTGGTCTATTAATTGTGGATTTTGGTTTATGGTTTTTCAGGGACTTGTACCAGCTGTCCAAGGAGTAAGTGAACATGTTGAGCAGAGGTTGTGTGTAAAACATTTATATGGAAATTGGAAGAAGAAATTTTCAGGTTTAGTTTTGAAGGAGGTCTTTTGGAGTGCAGCAAGGGCTACTACCATTCCAGAATGGGAGAGAGCAATGATTAGGCTTAAAGCCTTGAATGAAGATGCTTGGAAAGATATTAATGAAATACCTGCAAGATTTTGGTCTAGGTCACACTACAAGACACATGTTAAGTGTGATCTTCAGGTTAATAATTGGTGTGAGGCATTTAATAGGGCTATTTTGGAACATAGGGACAAGCCCATTATAAGCTTGTTAGAGGGGATTAAACATTACATCACCAAGAGGATTACAAGTCACAAGGAAATGATGCAAAAGTACAATGGAGTGATATGCCCTAATATCCAAGTTATTGTTGAAAAGAACAAGAAGAATGCTCATGGCTGGACTCCTACATGGCATGGTGATGATGACATGGCAatatttggagttactaatgggATGGAAACTTTCTGTATCAATCTCAAAGACAGGACATGTTCATGCAGGAAATGGATGTTGAATGGTATTCCTTGCAGCCATGCAATCTCATGTATGTGGCAAATGAAGAAATCTCCTGAAGAGTATGTTGATGATTATTACAAGTAAGAGATATATGTAATTTGTATATATATGACTGCTAAGATTTAAATGTTTGATGTTAATAAATTGTTATGGCTGTTATTTGTAGGACTGCTAAATATTTGGAGTATTATGGCAACATAATTTATCCAACTAATGGACCACAATTGTGGCCTGTTATTGATGGAGTAGTTGCAGTCAACCCACCCTTGATGAGAAGAGCTATTGGGCGCCCAAAAAAGATGAGGAACAAGtcaaatgatgagccaagaaacCCTAATGTGCTGCCAAGGACTTTGTCAACAGTCTCATGTAGGAAATGTGGAGCTGTTGGACATAACATTAGAAGTTGCAAGGGTAAAAGAGCTGCAGATAGATCCATACCTGTTGGTGGGAACAAAAAGGAAAAGACTAAGGGTGCTGCTAAGGGTAAGGGAGCTTCTAAGGGTGCTGCTAAGACAAAGGGAGCTTCTAAGGGTGCTGCTAAGACAAAGGGAGCTTCTAAGGGTGCTACTAAGGGTAAGGGTGCTGCTAAAGCTAAGGCAAAGACTAAGGGTGCTACTAAGGCTAAGACAAATGAACCTGACATTGCTTCATCATCACAAGGACCACCTGCCACACAGCCTACTCAAGAATAGTTATAGGATTATCCtttatgtaatgtttattttgatTAAGCTTTTTTGAAAAGTTCATGAACAAGTGTTTGCTATGTCTATTTTGTTAAGCTATCCTGTtatttatttggcaagatctgtTATGAACAAGTTAGAACAATGTTTAATGTTTATTGTCATGAACAAGTTAGAACAATGTATTGTTTAATGTTATGGCAAGATCTGTTTACTTTGTGTTCATATGCTGTCAATTCAATTATATGATACAAGCCAACTATATGATACAAGCCAACTATATGATACAAGCCAACTATATCAGAATTTTACAATTTCAAATCAACTATATGATACAAGCCAACTATATCAGAATTTCTCAGTTTCCAATTCAATTATATATCAGAATGTTATGGCAAGACTAAGGGTGCTGTCAATTCAATTCAAAACACAAGTTTACATTAGATTTCAAATGGGGCAACATCCATTACAATTGACATCAAAGAACAAGGCTACAAAGAAAATGAACTAACAACACAAATGCCCTAAAATCACATAAACCCTACTTCATTACATTAAGCATCACAAGTCCTACTGCCATAACTAATGTCATGGAAACTGAGAATTTCATCAATAAGTTCATTGCATTCAACTTCGTCTTCATTTCTGCTACTTTTGTATTAGCTTCATCCAATCTAGCCCTTTCATGCTCCAATTTTTTCTGCAGGGAGTAGATAATTTCCTTGGCCCTTGATGAGAGTTCATCGTCGTACCAAACAAAGTGGCTACACCTTTTACGCCCCTGTACCTGCAAACCAAACATATAAAGAATCACAAATTAATTTTGCTGCTACACATGAGGTGAAACTGTACACTATCAGTTACAGTGAAAGTAACGTTACCTTGTACATCCCACACCCAAAAAAACGTCTGCCTGGGTTCGAATCAGTCCATGAGGTCATCAATGGAGCTTCAAGCCCACACCTGTACTGGCTTCGAAACTCACATGAATGTGTAGCCCCGATACTACTCGCCATCGTGCATTGAGACATCTCTGAAAAAcgaaacaagaagagaaggcgAAGACTCAAATTGAAGAAGAAGACTTCCTGCGTTGAAGGATGAAGATTTGGCTTTTGCCCTAGTTCTGCGTTGAAGGATGAAGAACGAAGAAGACAACCCAATATTAAGGGTTCAATTTAATCCatataataataacattaaatcttttatgaaaatattaaatattaagttaataattaaaaaatgaaaataaattaaaaatagtgaTGTGGCAAGTGACTGGACCAAATATTacttgccatgtcattaaaattgcACTTAAGTGATGGGGGACCTTCAAATAttcatcaaaaattaaaatggggGACCTGAAACTTGGCTTTTCTAGTTTGGGGACTAAAAAGTTAAAAAcaccaaaatagggggactaaaagtgcatttaagcctttctTATAAAATAAGCTAACAAACATAATTGATATCTcacttataaatatattttgtattaatTTTAGAATATTTTGTTAGTATGAAAACAGAGGATctcatctacttaatataaatccaagtTTGTCATGATAgtaaccctagccacatgtcaccttggtagTAACTCTAAATACAAACCTTAATTGCATTTTTACTAATTTGTctctatattaaaaataaataaataataataataacaataat encodes:
- the LOC131657557 gene encoding uncharacterized protein LOC131657557; translated protein: MKPAGLIAISIERWGVKLSTDQAYRAKRKAMELLQGAGRDQFTHLRSYAQELLNSNPNSNVILKCSDSSNGPVFERVYVCLNACKTAFAKFCRPLIGLDACFLKGDYGGQLMAAVGSDGNNQIFPIAYAVVEAETKDSWEWFINLLLEDLQSVNNVSYAFISDQQKGLVPAVQGVSEHVEQRLCVKHLYGNWKKKFSGLVLKEVFWSAARATTIPEWERAMIRLKALNEDAWKDINEIPARFWSRSHYKTHVKCDLQVNNWCEAFNRAILEHRDKPIISLLEGIKHYITKRITSHKEMMQKYNGVICPNIQVIVEKNKKNAHGWTPTWHGDDDMAIFGVTNGMETFCINLKDRTCSCRKWMLNGIPCSHAISCMWQMKKSPEEYVDDYYKTAKYLEYYGNIIYPTNGPQLWPVIDGVVAVNPPLMRRAIGRPKKMRNKSNDEPRNPNVLPRTLSTVSCRKCGAVGHNIRSCKGKRAADRSIPVGGNKKEKTKGAAKGKGASKGAAKTKGASKGAAKTKGASKGATKGKGAAKAKAKTKGATKAKTNEPDIASSSQGPPATQPTQE
- the LOC131657635 gene encoding uncharacterized protein LOC131657635, with the protein product MASSIGATHSCEFRSQYRCGLEAPLMTSWTDSNPGRRFFGCGMYKVQGRKRCSHFVWYDDELSSRAKEIIYSLQKKLEHERARLDEANTKVAEMKTKLNAMNLLMKFSVSMTLVMAVGLVMLNVMK